A segment of the Flavobacteriales bacterium genome:
TTAATCACACCTTCCATATAATCATCAATAGAAGCACAGCCTAACAATCCTGTAAATGTTCTTCCGAATTTTACTTGTTCGTAGATGTAGAAAGATAACTGGTCTTCTTGCTCATATATTCCTTGCTCCAAGAAGTCATCGAACTTCTTTCTTACAAAAGTGTTGTACTCGATAGATCGGGGCTCAATTTTATTTTGATACGCTTCTTCTGGCCTAACAACTTGAATAAAACTTTTAGGACAGTTCTCAATAATATCCTCGATCTCAACATTGTTATATGCGTCTATTGATCGACTTACTACTTCGTGAGCTATCTCTTTTTTAGGACGATAGCCTTTAAAAGGAAGAATTTTTGCCATTCTGAATTTTACGGAATATTAGTTGAAAAATGCGTTGATCTTTTCAGCCAACTCAGTACCAATTCGTGCTTGAGCTTCGCCTGTTGCAGCTCCAATGTGAGGAGTTGCTGAAACCTTAGAATGACTTACTAAATCCATTCTTGGAGTAGGCTCATTTTCGAAAACGTCTAAACCAGCACCACCAATTTTGCCAGAGTCTAAGGCTGCAATTAAATCAGCTTCATTAATTACTCCACCTCTTGCTGCGTTCACTAGGATAGCACCGTCTTTCATTTTGTTCATTTCCGCTGTGTTGATTAACGGCTTACCATCTTCTGGCATTGGAACATGGAAAGTAATTACATCACTTGTAGAAATTAAAGTATCAAAGTCAGTTGTTTTAATATTAACTGTTACATCTGCAGCTCCAGCAATTTCAACAGTAATACTAGCTTCTGTCATAAACGGATCGTAAGCAACAACACTCATTCCACATCCTAATGCGTATTTAGCAACAGATTGTCCGATTCTACCAAATCCGATAATTCCAATTTGTCTTCCTCTTAACTCAACACCTTTTCCATAAGCTTTCTTAAGCTG
Coding sequences within it:
- a CDS encoding D-2-hydroxyacid dehydrogenase encodes the protein MKVLANDGISAEGEVALKAAGFDIITENVPQDQLVDSINSNDYSALLVRSATTVRQDLIDACPGLKLIGRGGVGMDNIDVDYARGKGIEVINTPASSSQSVAELVFGHIFSLSRFLNDSNNKMPSVGDTEFKQLKKAYGKGVELRGRQIGIIGFGRIGQSVAKYALGCGMSVVAYDPFMTEASITVEIAGAADVTVNIKTTDFDTLISTSDVITFHVPMPEDGKPLINTAEMNKMKDGAILVNAARGGVINEADLIAALDSGKIGGAGLDVFENEPTPRMDLVSHSKVSATPHIGAATGEAQARIGTELAEKINAFFN